In the Cheilinus undulatus linkage group 19, ASM1832078v1, whole genome shotgun sequence genome, one interval contains:
- the chst2b gene encoding carbohydrate sulfotransferase 2, whose amino-acid sequence MRGKQYHQPLKLTAPWEKDAGFGRKLKTYRNHTKIIAQPGIVMKVLRRKRIVLFMAYFLLLVLTMLNLANYKWTKEPQQCNHQMRSTTYQSRSDIRFLYRPSMAKKRQLIYVLTTWRSGSSFFGELFNQNPEVFFLYEPMWHIWQKLYPGDAVSLQGAARDMLSSLYRCDLSVFQLYNSPGGKNFTSLGLFGATLNKVVCSYPLCSAYRKEVVGMVDDKVCKKCPPQSLRLLEEECLKYNTIVIKGVRILDVNVLAPLMEDPSLDLKVIHLVRDPRAVANSRIKSRHGLIRENLQVVRSRDPKLRRIPFVDPGHKANKKDGSDYHSIGAMEVICDRTSRTLRTALNPPAWLKGKYMAVRYEDLVENPVKTLRNIYRFANLTTNHDIESFALNMTSGSSSSSKPFIVSSRNATQAASAWRTVLSIQQIKQVEDYCHHAMSVLGYERVRTAGEAKDLGKSLLTHSKL is encoded by the coding sequence ATGAGAGGCAAACAATATCATCAACCACTGAAGTTGACAGCGCCTTGGGAGAAGGATGCTGGCTTTGGGAGGAAGCTTAAAACATACAGGAATCATACCAAGATAATAGCACAGCCAGGGATCGTGATGAAAGTCCTCCGCAGGAAGAGGATTGTGTTATTTATGGCCTATTTCTTACTGCTGGTGCTTACTATGCTCAACTTGGCTAATTATAAATGGACTAAAGAGCCACAGCAGTGCAATCACCAGATGAGGAGCACCACTTATCAGAGCAGATCTGACATTCGCTTCCTATACAGGCCCTCCATGGCCAAAAAGAGACAGCTTATCTATGTTCTGACCACTTGGAGGTCGGGGTCGTCTTTCTTTGGGGAGCTTTTTAACCAAAATCCTGAAGTGTTCTTCTTGTATGAGCCGATGTGGCACATATGGCAGAAACTGTACCCAGGTGATGCGGTGTCTTTACAAGGAGCAGCAAGGGACATGCTTAGCTCCTTATACCGCTGTGATCTGTCTGTTTTCCAACTTTACAACAGCCCTGGGGGGAAGAATTTCACCTCCTTGGGACTATTTGGGGCCACCCTCAATAAAGTGGTGTGCTCTTATCCTCTGTGCTCTGCCTACAGGAAGGAGGTGGTGGGGATGGTGGATGATAAGGTGTGTAAAAAGTGCCCCCCTCAAAGCCTTAGACTGTTGGAGGAGGAGTGCCTAAAATATAACACTATAGTCATAAAAGGGGTACGTATTTTGGATGTTAATGTGTTAGCCCCTCTTATGGAGGATCCATCTTTAGATTTGAAGGTGATACACCTGGTAAGAGACCCACGGGCAGTGGCAAACTCCAGGATCAAATCCAGGCACGGTTTGATACGGGAGAATTTACAGGTGGTCCGCAGCAGGGACCCAAAACTTCGCCGGATTCCTTTTGTGGATCCAGGCCATAAAGCCAACAAGAAAGATGGCTCAGACTATCACTCCATAGGAGCCATGGAGGTGATCTGTGATCGCACCTCCAGGACTTTGAGGACTGCCTTAAACCCACCAGCCTGGCTGAAGGGGAAGTACATGGCTGTGCGGTACGAGGACCTGGTGGAAAACCCGGTCAAGACTTTGCGGAACATTTACCGCTTTGCCAACCTCACCACCAACCACGACATTGAGTCGTTTGCTCTGAACATGACCAGCGGCTCCAGCTCCTCATCGAAGCCATTCATCGTCTCCTCTAGGAATGCCACACAAGCTGCTAGTGCATGGAGAACAGTGCTCAGCATCCAGCAGATCAAACAAGTGGAGGACTACTGCCATCATGCCATGTCTGTTTTAGGGTATGAAAGGGTCAGAACAGCCGGGGAGGCCAAGGACTTGGGTAAATCACTCCTGACACACTCCAAACTGTGA